The proteins below come from a single uncultured Sunxiuqinia sp. genomic window:
- a CDS encoding AAA family ATPase, translated as MKFKNDVEAVDALKAKIDLLQTEIQKRIYGQDEIIKQVLISLFSRGHCLLVGVPGLAKTLLVNTIAEVLGLKYSRIQFTPDLMPSDIIGTDILDKNREFKFIKGPLFANIILADEINRTPPKTQAALLEAMQERAVTAGGERFELNKPFFVLATQNPIEQEGTYPLPEAQLDRFMFSIWLDYPAYDDELTIVRNTTSDFSTELKEIISAEEIKYFQQLVLKIPINDNVLKYAVSLSAKTRPGTKLAAPITDKYLKWGAGPRASQYLVLGAKTHAALSGKYSPDIEDVKAIAKTILRHRVIKNYKAEAENISVDQIIQELL; from the coding sequence ATGAAATTCAAAAATGATGTTGAAGCAGTCGATGCTTTAAAAGCCAAAATAGATTTACTTCAGACAGAAATACAGAAACGTATTTATGGACAGGATGAAATCATCAAACAGGTACTCATTTCGCTTTTTAGCCGCGGACATTGTTTGCTGGTTGGAGTTCCGGGGTTGGCTAAAACCTTGCTTGTAAACACCATCGCTGAAGTACTGGGGTTAAAATATAGTCGGATACAATTTACACCCGATTTAATGCCTTCCGACATCATTGGTACTGATATTCTGGATAAGAACCGTGAGTTCAAATTCATCAAAGGGCCGTTATTTGCCAATATTATTTTGGCCGATGAAATAAACAGAACACCACCTAAAACGCAAGCGGCACTGCTCGAAGCTATGCAGGAAAGAGCGGTAACAGCAGGCGGGGAACGTTTCGAATTGAATAAGCCGTTTTTTGTTTTGGCAACGCAGAATCCGATTGAGCAGGAAGGAACCTATCCCCTGCCCGAAGCTCAGCTCGACCGATTTATGTTTTCCATTTGGTTGGACTACCCGGCATATGACGATGAATTAACCATCGTAAGAAATACAACGTCCGACTTTTCAACCGAGTTGAAAGAAATAATTTCAGCCGAAGAAATTAAGTATTTCCAGCAGCTTGTTTTAAAAATCCCCATTAACGACAATGTATTGAAATATGCCGTTTCCTTGTCGGCCAAAACCCGCCCCGGAACAAAACTAGCTGCACCAATTACCGATAAATACCTAAAATGGGGAGCAGGACCAAGAGCCTCACAATATTTAGTACTTGGAGCCAAAACCCATGCTGCACTGTCGGGAAAATACTCACCTGACATTGAAGATGTAAAAGCGATTGCAAAGACCATACTTCGTCATCGGGTCATCAAAAACTACAAAGCTGAAGCCGAGAATATCTCCGTTGATCAAATTATTCAGGAATTGCTGTAA
- a CDS encoding cob(I)yrinic acid a,c-diamide adenosyltransferase has product MEKEVRVYTKTGDDGTTGLIGGARVKKYNIRLESYGTVDELNSHVGLIVAMNIDENAKEVLKHIQSVLFTIGAQLATDDSVSEFKKQIPCKIEDIEMLEKEMDQMFEVLPKLNSFILPGGSIAAAQAQIARTVCRRAERRIIELSEQNEVNKNLVKFINRLSDYLFVLGRKISFDENVPETQWKSGV; this is encoded by the coding sequence ATGGAAAAAGAAGTTCGCGTATATACAAAAACAGGAGATGATGGCACCACTGGTTTAATTGGTGGTGCGCGGGTGAAAAAGTATAATATCCGTTTAGAATCGTATGGGACAGTCGATGAGCTAAATAGTCATGTTGGTTTAATTGTGGCGATGAATATTGATGAAAATGCGAAGGAGGTTTTGAAGCATATTCAGTCTGTATTATTTACGATTGGAGCTCAATTGGCAACCGATGATTCGGTGTCGGAGTTTAAAAAGCAGATTCCATGTAAAATAGAAGACATTGAAATGCTTGAAAAAGAGATGGACCAAATGTTTGAAGTACTCCCTAAGCTAAACAGTTTTATTTTGCCAGGAGGCAGTATTGCTGCAGCACAGGCACAAATTGCACGTACTGTTTGTCGGAGGGCTGAGCGCCGAATAATTGAACTTTCAGAACAGAATGAAGTCAATAAAAATCTGGTGAAATTCATAAATCGACTGTCTGACTACCTTTTTGTACTGGGAAGAAAAATATCATTCGATGAAAATGTGCCAGAAACGCAATGGAAATCGGGGGTTTAG
- a CDS encoding IMP dehydrogenase produces the protein MIFQGRKFKAYRGMGSVEAMQAGSKDRYFQDVEDDIKKLVPEGITARVPYKGSLHEVLYQMIGGLRAGMGYCGAKNIEELMHAKFTRITSSGVQESHPHDVSVTREAPNYSSR, from the coding sequence ATCATTTTTCAAGGACGAAAATTTAAAGCCTATCGGGGAATGGGTTCTGTTGAAGCCATGCAAGCCGGATCAAAAGACCGATATTTCCAGGATGTTGAAGATGATATTAAAAAATTAGTTCCTGAAGGTATTACAGCAAGAGTTCCCTACAAAGGATCTCTACATGAAGTACTCTACCAAATGATTGGTGGACTGCGAGCAGGAATGGGCTATTGCGGAGCCAAAAATATTGAAGAATTAATGCATGCTAAGTTTACACGAATCACGTCTTCAGGAGTTCAGGAAAGTCACCCTCATGATGTTTCGGTAACGCGCGAAGCCCCCAATTACAGCAGCCGTTGA
- a CDS encoding ABC transporter ATP-binding protein has translation MSNTINQVISLTDIVKNYKVGTQVVRALRSVSIHINEGEYVAIMGASGSGKSTLMNVIGCLDTPTSGTYILNNHNVSDLIDDELAMIRNREIGFIFQTFNLLPRSTALDNVMLPMVYSGVKKQERLQRATEMLKDVGLADRIDHKPNELSGGQRQRVAVARALINKPAILLADEPTGNLDSKISKEIMQLFSEIHQQGNTLIVVTHEEDIALHAHRIIRLKDGEVESDEINPNPVI, from the coding sequence ATGTCAAACACAATAAATCAGGTAATCAGTTTAACCGATATTGTAAAGAATTACAAGGTTGGAACGCAGGTTGTTCGAGCTCTTCGCTCGGTTAGTATTCATATTAATGAAGGCGAGTATGTTGCCATTATGGGGGCTTCAGGATCAGGTAAGTCTACTTTAATGAACGTAATTGGTTGTTTGGATACGCCTACAAGTGGTACCTATATTTTGAACAATCATAACGTTAGTGATTTAATCGATGATGAATTAGCGATGATTAGAAACCGCGAAATAGGGTTTATTTTTCAAACCTTTAACTTGCTACCCCGAAGCACAGCTTTAGACAACGTGATGTTACCTATGGTTTATTCGGGCGTGAAGAAGCAAGAGCGGTTGCAACGAGCTACCGAGATGTTGAAAGATGTTGGCCTGGCTGACCGGATTGACCACAAACCTAATGAACTATCCGGAGGACAGCGACAGCGCGTTGCAGTAGCTCGCGCTTTAATCAATAAACCTGCTATTCTTTTAGCTGATGAGCCAACAGGAAACCTCGATTCGAAAATTTCAAAAGAAATCATGCAATTGTTTTCTGAAATTCATCAACAAGGCAATACCCTGATTGTTGTAACTCATGAGGAGGATATTGCCCTACATGCACACCGCATTATTCGGTTAAAAGATGGGGAAGTAGAATCAGATGAAATAAACCCAAATCCGGTAATTTAA
- a CDS encoding peptidylprolyl isomerase, giving the protein MNRFTLLFFVVLFAISGFAQNNSDLIIKIGDHVILKDEFVHLYKKNNDHLIDESEKKTPEEYLDLFINFKLKVFEAERLGYDTLPGFISELKSYRAELAKPYLTDVQYTKEMVKTAYQRMKTELNASHILIRLPEKPMPNDTLKAWNKTNEIIQKYENGESFKSLAENYSEDPSVKQNKGNLGYFSAFQMVYPFENAAYNLEVGKVSKPVRSKFGYHLIKLNKKRAAKGQIKVAHIMKRLAENSSEETINHQKHVIDSLATELKKGADFGELAKAHSDDRRSTPNGGQLSWFGSSSMMPEFADPAFALEHNGDISPVIRTPYGWHIIKRIKYRPVPKFEEIKDFLADKIRKNSSISRHSDEIFINKLKQEYGFNEDKQILGQLKKEIEPAFGNDHFKLLKLKKPGEVIFSFSDQQITTGDFWDYYLNNPDNEELTDFQLSVDNKYQKFVEDRLLQYEDDHLEDNYPEFKYLIKEYHDGILLFNISEDKIWNAAAKDSIGLQAFYEKNKKKYFWEDRFQGWVIKCDNLKVRDFIDAVFEQDPDIQATGLRDQVTDHFGEGKAEIIYGYFEKGDDELVDNQVWNAREPEDYNESLHFIRGNEIPPQPKTLEEAKGLYISDYQQFLEDNWLKELKKRYKIRVKKRVLKSVESIK; this is encoded by the coding sequence ATGAATCGTTTTACGCTATTATTTTTTGTTGTTCTTTTCGCGATAAGCGGATTTGCACAAAACAACAGTGACCTTATTATTAAAATTGGTGATCATGTCATATTGAAAGATGAATTTGTTCACTTGTACAAGAAGAACAATGATCACTTGATAGATGAGTCAGAAAAAAAAACACCCGAAGAATACCTCGACTTGTTCATTAATTTTAAGTTGAAAGTCTTTGAAGCAGAACGATTGGGCTACGATACCCTCCCTGGATTTATTAGTGAACTGAAAAGTTATCGCGCCGAATTGGCAAAACCATACCTCACTGATGTTCAGTACACCAAAGAAATGGTAAAAACAGCTTACCAACGTATGAAAACGGAGCTTAATGCCAGTCATATCTTAATTCGACTACCTGAAAAGCCAATGCCCAATGATACGCTAAAAGCCTGGAATAAAACAAATGAAATAATTCAAAAATACGAGAATGGTGAGAGCTTCAAATCTCTAGCCGAAAATTATTCTGAAGACCCTTCCGTTAAACAAAACAAGGGTAATTTAGGATACTTTAGTGCTTTTCAAATGGTTTACCCGTTTGAGAACGCTGCGTATAATTTAGAAGTAGGCAAGGTATCAAAACCTGTTCGCTCAAAGTTTGGATATCACCTAATCAAGTTGAATAAAAAACGAGCTGCCAAAGGGCAAATCAAAGTGGCTCATATCATGAAAAGGTTAGCCGAAAACTCCAGCGAAGAGACCATCAATCACCAAAAACACGTGATTGATAGCTTAGCGACAGAGCTAAAAAAGGGAGCGGATTTCGGGGAGTTGGCCAAAGCGCATTCTGACGATAGACGCTCTACTCCAAATGGAGGTCAGTTATCTTGGTTTGGTTCATCGAGCATGATGCCTGAATTTGCCGACCCGGCATTTGCACTTGAGCATAATGGCGATATTTCGCCGGTCATTCGCACGCCATATGGCTGGCATATTATTAAACGAATTAAATATCGCCCGGTTCCCAAATTTGAAGAAATCAAAGATTTCTTAGCTGATAAAATTCGTAAAAACTCGTCGATTAGTCGACATAGCGACGAAATTTTCATCAATAAGCTGAAACAAGAATACGGCTTCAACGAAGACAAGCAAATTCTAGGACAACTGAAAAAAGAAATAGAGCCCGCTTTTGGGAATGATCATTTTAAGTTACTCAAACTTAAAAAGCCAGGAGAAGTTATTTTTAGTTTTTCCGACCAACAGATTACAACCGGTGACTTCTGGGATTACTATTTAAACAATCCTGACAACGAAGAACTCACCGACTTTCAATTATCTGTAGATAACAAATACCAGAAATTCGTTGAAGATCGACTCCTACAGTATGAAGATGATCATTTGGAAGACAATTATCCGGAGTTCAAATATTTGATCAAAGAATACCATGATGGCATTTTGTTGTTCAATATTTCGGAAGATAAAATTTGGAATGCCGCGGCAAAAGATTCTATTGGCTTACAAGCTTTTTACGAGAAAAACAAAAAGAAGTATTTCTGGGAAGATCGATTTCAGGGATGGGTTATTAAGTGCGACAACCTGAAGGTTCGGGACTTTATAGATGCTGTTTTTGAACAAGATCCCGACATCCAGGCAACGGGGCTGCGCGATCAGGTTACTGACCATTTCGGAGAAGGGAAAGCCGAAATTATTTATGGCTATTTTGAAAAAGGTGACGATGAACTCGTTGACAACCAAGTTTGGAATGCCCGCGAACCAGAAGATTATAACGAAAGTTTACATTTTATCCGCGGAAATGAAATACCACCGCAGCCCAAAACATTGGAAGAAGCCAAGGGATTATACATTTCCGATTATCAGCAGTTTTTAGAAGACAACTGGTTAAAAGAACTTAAAAAAAGATATAAAATAAGAGTAAAAAAGCGTGTCTTGAAAAGCGTTGAATCAATAAAATGA
- a CDS encoding peptidylprolyl isomerase — translation MFRKFFVVTLFLSCLSTAIMAQDKIVDQIVAVVGSNIILKSDVENMYIQQQAQGIVSDGDMKCEILEDFLVEKLLLAEAELDTLIEVTDNQINQQLDQRIQYFVQHLGSEQAVEAYFKKPITEIKADLEDVIRNQSLTQQMQSKIIDKVQVTPSEVRYHYRGLKQDEIPMVESQVEYSQITLFPAISLEEENRIKARLREFKKRVEDGENFATLAVLYSEGPSAANGGELGYMGRAELDKNYASTAFNLKGDRVSNVVKSEFGYHIIQVVDRKGEQVNTRHIILKPKATAETMQNAYNRLDSLANFIRKEDLSFEDAAMRYSFDKNSRNSGGTVINPQTMSTKWNQEELDPDVSKVLDELKVNEISDPFKTIDDKQRSVYKIVKLKNRIKQHRANLKEDYQMLNDIYLQKKQEEAMNEWISKQQSKTYISIDDSYVNCNFEFKGWIK, via the coding sequence ATGTTCAGAAAATTTTTTGTCGTAACACTGTTCTTAAGCTGCTTATCCACAGCAATCATGGCCCAGGATAAAATTGTTGACCAGATTGTAGCCGTGGTTGGTAGCAATATTATCCTCAAATCGGATGTCGAGAACATGTACATCCAACAACAGGCGCAAGGGATTGTGTCGGATGGAGACATGAAATGCGAAATATTAGAAGATTTTCTGGTTGAAAAGCTGCTTTTAGCAGAAGCTGAACTTGATACATTAATTGAAGTAACAGATAATCAGATCAACCAACAGTTAGATCAGCGTATTCAGTATTTTGTACAGCATTTAGGTTCAGAGCAAGCGGTTGAAGCCTACTTTAAAAAGCCTATCACCGAAATTAAGGCTGACTTGGAAGATGTGATCCGAAACCAGTCTTTGACGCAACAAATGCAGTCGAAAATTATTGATAAAGTTCAGGTAACACCATCTGAGGTTCGCTATCACTATAGAGGGTTAAAACAGGACGAAATCCCGATGGTCGAATCACAGGTTGAATACTCCCAGATTACCCTTTTCCCCGCCATATCACTGGAAGAAGAAAACCGGATTAAAGCACGCCTTCGTGAGTTTAAAAAGCGGGTTGAAGATGGTGAAAACTTTGCCACTCTCGCTGTTCTTTACTCTGAAGGACCGTCGGCTGCAAATGGAGGAGAGCTCGGCTACATGGGACGTGCAGAGCTCGATAAGAACTACGCATCAACAGCGTTCAACCTCAAAGGCGACCGTGTCTCGAATGTGGTTAAAAGTGAGTTTGGCTACCATATTATCCAAGTGGTTGATCGCAAAGGAGAGCAGGTCAATACCCGCCACATTATTTTAAAGCCAAAAGCAACAGCCGAAACAATGCAAAATGCATACAACCGCTTAGACAGCCTGGCCAACTTTATTCGCAAAGAAGATCTTTCTTTTGAGGACGCTGCGATGCGTTACTCATTTGATAAGAATTCACGAAATAGTGGCGGAACAGTTATTAACCCACAAACCATGTCAACCAAGTGGAACCAGGAAGAATTGGATCCCGATGTCAGTAAAGTATTGGACGAATTGAAGGTGAATGAAATTTCTGATCCTTTTAAAACTATCGATGATAAACAGCGTTCGGTATATAAAATTGTCAAACTGAAAAACCGGATCAAACAACACCGCGCCAACCTCAAGGAGGATTACCAAATGCTGAATGATATCTATTTGCAGAAAAAGCAAGAAGAAGCGATGAACGAATGGATTTCCAAGCAGCAATCGAAAACATACATCAGCATTGATGACTCTTACGTAAATTGTAATTTTGAGTTTAAAGGCTGGATAAAATAA
- a CDS encoding OstA-like protein: MKLKATTCKLIFLLVLIPVFAFSQTKKRVDIEQADFLEYNENIIQNAQRLIGNVIITHEGIRMWCDSAYSYTDTNMVDAYGHVHILKDDTLHMYSNYLNYNGDTKWAVATGNVKLVNKSTTLTTDTLDFDMAQNIGFYDDYGTVVDSTSTLNSKIGQYYADLNKAYFKKEVHVFSEDYTLDSDTLIYDTQTKVVSIVGPTHIHDEETTLYAESGFYNSITGNAELYNNPMITGEEQEVIADSIFYDKTTGDGRAIGNASIEDYKNRMIVKGNRVVYNETQETAMATDSAHLLLYSEKDTLYLHADTLKSIPDTIPDEKLVMAYYQVKFFRDDMQGKCDSMVYWSLDSTIQLFHDPVVWSDNNQMTGDYIEMINQTNDPDLVKLDHNAFIVAMEDSGRYNQIKGRDMLGYIRENELYKIDVDGNGQSIYYAKDKNGIIGLNKAISSTIEIYLDSSKIKKIVFIKSPDGQLMPLLEISEDEKVLPGFHWLDAIRPKRVEDIFERQKK, from the coding sequence ATGAAGTTGAAAGCGACCACCTGCAAACTAATATTTTTACTTGTACTCATTCCGGTATTTGCTTTTTCACAGACAAAAAAACGAGTAGATATCGAACAGGCCGACTTTTTGGAGTACAATGAAAATATTATTCAAAATGCCCAACGGTTAATTGGAAATGTGATTATTACTCATGAAGGTATTCGGATGTGGTGCGACAGTGCCTATTCATACACAGACACCAATATGGTTGATGCTTATGGGCATGTTCATATTTTAAAAGATGACACCCTGCATATGTACTCCAATTACCTGAATTACAATGGAGATACCAAATGGGCAGTGGCAACAGGAAATGTAAAACTAGTAAACAAATCCACTACCTTAACCACAGACACATTAGATTTCGATATGGCGCAAAACATCGGATTTTATGATGATTACGGAACAGTAGTAGACAGCACAAGTACTTTAAATAGTAAGATTGGACAGTACTATGCCGACCTTAATAAAGCCTACTTCAAAAAAGAAGTTCATGTATTTTCTGAAGATTACACGTTGGACTCAGACACCCTGATTTACGACACCCAAACTAAAGTTGTTTCGATTGTAGGGCCAACACATATTCACGATGAAGAGACAACACTTTATGCTGAAAGTGGTTTTTACAACAGTATAACGGGTAATGCAGAATTGTACAACAATCCGATGATTACGGGTGAGGAACAAGAAGTGATTGCCGACTCAATTTTCTACGATAAAACCACAGGTGATGGTCGAGCAATTGGCAATGCCAGCATTGAGGATTATAAAAACCGAATGATTGTAAAAGGAAATCGGGTTGTTTATAATGAGACACAGGAAACAGCCATGGCGACTGATTCTGCCCACCTTCTTCTCTATTCGGAGAAAGATACCCTTTACCTACACGCCGACACGCTCAAATCAATCCCTGACACCATTCCTGACGAGAAACTGGTGATGGCCTATTATCAGGTTAAGTTTTTCAGAGACGACATGCAAGGGAAGTGCGACTCGATGGTTTATTGGTCACTGGATTCAACGATTCAGCTCTTCCACGATCCGGTTGTTTGGTCAGACAATAACCAAATGACTGGTGACTACATTGAAATGATTAATCAAACGAATGATCCTGATTTGGTAAAACTGGATCATAATGCATTTATCGTTGCCATGGAAGATTCCGGGAGATATAACCAGATCAAGGGACGCGATATGCTTGGGTACATCAGGGAAAATGAACTTTATAAAATTGATGTGGATGGAAACGGGCAGTCAATTTATTATGCCAAAGATAAAAATGGCATAATTGGATTAAACAAAGCGATTAGCAGCACCATCGAAATCTATCTGGACAGTAGCAAAATCAAAAAAATTGTGTTTATAAAATCGCCTGACGGGCAATTGATGCCGCTGCTCGAAATTTCTGAAGACGAAAAAGTACTTCCTGGGTTTCACTGGTTAGATGCCATTCGGCCAAAGCGAGTTGAAGATATCTTTGAAAGGCAAAAAAAATAG
- the recG gene encoding ATP-dependent DNA helicase RecG, with amino-acid sequence MPEYLDQDIKFLPGVGPKRAELLKKELNINTFRDLLYYFPYKYIDRTKFHSIAEVRSNQAYIQVKGKIRSFELQGERHKQRLTAVFADETGVMDLVWFQGIKYIRENLLPGKTYVVFGKPSVFNGRVNIIHPEVEDQTSEQIKTGVLQAFYNTTEKLKKRFLNTQALNKIQYSLAQQIRGKIYETLPQKVIEPFKLMGLKDTLQQIHFPESTHQLQKATFRLKFEELFFIQLKILSLKHNRYEAFRGFLFSNVGYNFNQFYNNNLPFELTGAQKKVIKEIRKDLGSGKQMNRLLQGDVGSGKTLVALMVSLIAFDNGFQASLMAPTEILAIQHFNTIRKMLTGLGVKTALLTGSTKKSERKIIHEQLESGNLQLLIGTHALIEDVVSFDKLGLVIIDEQHRFGVAQRAKLWKKNAGIPPHILVMTATPIPRTLAMTLYGDLEVSVIDELPPGRKPIDTRHYFENRRKQVYQFIRSQIDAGRQAYIVYPLISESEKMDYKNLEDGYELMREVFPRYKISMVHGRMKPTEKDAEMQLFKEGKTQIMVATTVIEVGVDVPNASIMVIESAERFGLSQLHQLRGRVGRGAEQSYCLLMSSYKISNESRKRLETMVRTNDGFDIAEVDLKLRGPGDIEGTQQSGLGVDLNIANLGKDGEILRIARNVASDILDDDPKLEKEENKILRYQFQKMKNTEFNWSVIS; translated from the coding sequence ATGCCGGAGTATCTAGATCAGGACATTAAATTTTTACCGGGTGTGGGCCCAAAGCGAGCTGAGCTGCTAAAAAAAGAGCTTAACATCAACACATTTCGTGATCTACTTTACTATTTTCCTTATAAATATATCGACCGGACAAAATTCCACTCCATTGCCGAAGTAAGGTCCAATCAAGCTTACATTCAGGTAAAAGGAAAAATCAGATCTTTTGAATTACAAGGCGAACGACATAAGCAGCGACTAACTGCTGTTTTCGCAGATGAAACCGGAGTAATGGATTTGGTTTGGTTTCAGGGAATTAAATACATCAGAGAAAATTTGTTGCCGGGAAAAACTTACGTGGTTTTTGGCAAACCTTCTGTTTTTAACGGTCGGGTAAATATTATTCATCCAGAAGTTGAAGACCAGACCAGCGAACAAATAAAAACCGGTGTTCTTCAAGCTTTTTACAATACTACAGAAAAACTTAAAAAGCGTTTTTTAAATACGCAGGCTCTCAATAAAATTCAGTATTCGCTCGCTCAGCAAATACGTGGGAAAATTTATGAAACCCTGCCACAAAAAGTAATTGAACCGTTCAAATTGATGGGGCTCAAGGATACCCTCCAGCAAATTCATTTTCCTGAAAGTACTCATCAGTTGCAAAAAGCAACCTTTCGGCTTAAATTTGAAGAGCTATTTTTCATTCAACTAAAAATACTGAGTCTCAAACATAATCGATATGAAGCATTCAGGGGATTCTTATTTTCTAACGTAGGCTACAACTTCAACCAATTTTATAATAATAATTTACCATTTGAACTCACGGGAGCACAAAAAAAGGTCATTAAAGAAATACGTAAAGATTTAGGTTCCGGCAAACAAATGAATCGCCTTTTACAAGGCGATGTGGGCAGTGGGAAAACACTGGTTGCTTTAATGGTTTCACTCATTGCATTCGACAATGGTTTCCAGGCCAGCCTGATGGCTCCAACTGAAATTTTGGCCATTCAGCATTTCAACACCATTCGAAAAATGCTTACCGGACTTGGTGTAAAAACTGCGCTATTAACGGGATCAACCAAAAAGAGCGAACGAAAAATTATTCATGAGCAATTAGAAAGTGGCAATTTACAACTATTAATCGGAACACATGCATTAATCGAAGATGTGGTAAGCTTCGATAAATTAGGGCTGGTAATCATTGATGAGCAGCATCGATTTGGAGTTGCCCAGCGGGCTAAACTTTGGAAGAAGAATGCAGGAATTCCTCCTCATATTTTAGTGATGACCGCTACTCCAATTCCACGAACTTTAGCCATGACGCTTTATGGTGATCTGGAAGTATCGGTCATCGATGAACTTCCACCCGGACGAAAACCAATTGACACCCGCCATTATTTCGAAAACCGCCGAAAGCAAGTTTATCAGTTTATTCGTTCACAGATTGACGCCGGTCGACAGGCCTATATTGTATATCCACTGATTAGTGAATCAGAAAAAATGGATTACAAAAATCTGGAAGATGGCTATGAATTGATGCGAGAAGTTTTTCCGCGCTATAAAATAAGTATGGTTCACGGCCGCATGAAACCCACTGAAAAAGATGCAGAAATGCAATTATTTAAAGAGGGTAAAACACAGATTATGGTCGCTACCACAGTTATTGAAGTTGGGGTTGATGTACCGAATGCCTCAATCATGGTCATTGAGAGTGCCGAACGTTTTGGCTTGTCTCAACTACATCAACTTCGAGGACGAGTTGGGCGCGGAGCTGAGCAATCCTACTGCCTACTAATGTCTTCGTATAAAATAAGTAACGAAAGCCGAAAACGACTGGAAACGATGGTTCGTACCAATGATGGATTTGATATTGCTGAAGTGGATTTGAAACTCCGGGGCCCCGGAGACATAGAAGGAACTCAGCAAAGCGGATTGGGCGTGGACCTGAACATTGCCAATTTAGGAAAAGATGGCGAGATTTTGCGTATTGCCCGAAATGTTGCCAGCGATATTCTTGATGACGATCCTAAGCTGGAAAAAGAAGAAAACAAAATACTTCGGTATCAAT
- a CDS encoding DUF2795 domain-containing protein: MYWTLELASKLEDAPWPASKDELIDYGIRSGAPLEVIENLQEIEDEGEIYESIEDIWPDYPSKDDFFFNEDEY; encoded by the coding sequence ATGTATTGGACACTAGAATTAGCTTCAAAATTAGAGGATGCCCCTTGGCCTGCAAGCAAGGACGAGTTGATCGATTATGGCATCAGATCAGGTGCACCCCTTGAAGTGATTGAAAATTTGCAGGAAATTGAAGACGAAGGGGAGATTTATGAGAGCATTGAAGATATTTGGCCTGACTATCCAAGTAAAGACGACTTTTTTTTCAATGAAGACGAGTATTAA